The genomic segment CCTTTTATATCTTACCATCCATTGTTGTATAGAATGTGACTATGCCCAGAAAAGCAAGAAATTGTGGGTATTAAAAGATAAGTGATGTTGATCTTGTCTTACGGCACGCTGTCTCGCTTGCAAGGTGGAATGGGCAAAACCTGAATGATGCTGTGATGTTTTTATTTGACATTTTGATGTCTCTCTAATACATTTGTATGCATGAGAACGACAATCCGCATTAATGACCACCTGTTAAACGAAGCAAAAAAACTGGCTTTAGAAAACAATACCAGTCTATCCGCACTTGTTGAAACCGCTATAAAGGATATGTTGGGTAGACGTCAAAAGTACAGATTAAATATCCCGGTGCAATTACCGACTTTCAAAG from the Candidatus Desulfatibia profunda genome contains:
- a CDS encoding type II toxin-antitoxin system VapB family antitoxin, producing MRTTIRINDHLLNEAKKLALENNTSLSALVETAIKDMLGRRQKYRLNIPVQLPTFKGKGLKHGVDLDDTAALLELMEAK